The Pseudomonas baetica genome includes a region encoding these proteins:
- a CDS encoding fatty acid desaturase, with amino-acid sequence MDGTSASPPRHNAAQRSAHIRQVVLAKGVELRERYPILKHQDALGAGILAFALAGMIGSAALYISGHMAWWVCLLLNAFFASLTHELEHDLIHSMYFRKQRVPHNLMMGLVWLARPSTINPWIRRHLHLNHHKVSGTETDMEERAITNGEPWGFARLLMVGDNMMSAFIRLLRAPTWAHKWSILKRVFKVYAPLALLHWGAWYVFLGFHAANGIAYLMGSPIEWSATTLSVMQVIDIAAVVIIGPNVLRTFCLHFISSNMHYYGDVEPGNVLQQCQVLNPWWLWPLQAFCFNFGSSHGIHHFVVKEPFYIRQMTVPVAHKVMREMGVRFNDFGTFGRANRFVRRDEVTNEGVRTVRA; translated from the coding sequence ATGGACGGTACTTCTGCAAGTCCCCCGCGTCACAATGCTGCCCAGCGATCAGCGCATATTCGCCAAGTGGTGCTGGCCAAAGGCGTCGAATTGCGCGAGCGCTACCCGATTCTCAAGCATCAGGATGCGCTGGGTGCAGGGATTCTGGCGTTTGCCCTGGCCGGGATGATCGGTTCGGCAGCGCTGTACATCAGCGGCCACATGGCCTGGTGGGTGTGCCTGCTGCTCAATGCATTTTTTGCCTCGCTCACCCATGAGCTCGAACATGATCTGATCCACAGCATGTATTTCCGCAAGCAACGCGTGCCGCACAACCTGATGATGGGCCTGGTGTGGCTGGCGCGGCCAAGCACGATCAACCCGTGGATTCGCCGGCATCTGCATCTCAATCACCACAAGGTGTCCGGCACTGAAACCGACATGGAAGAGCGCGCAATCACCAACGGCGAACCGTGGGGTTTTGCGCGTCTGCTGATGGTCGGCGACAACATGATGTCGGCGTTCATCCGCTTGTTGCGGGCGCCAACCTGGGCGCACAAGTGGAGCATTCTCAAGCGGGTGTTCAAGGTCTACGCGCCGCTGGCGCTGCTGCATTGGGGCGCGTGGTATGTGTTTTTAGGCTTCCACGCAGCCAATGGCATCGCGTACCTGATGGGCTCGCCGATTGAATGGTCGGCGACCACATTGTCAGTAATGCAGGTAATCGATATTGCTGCCGTGGTGATCATCGGCCCGAATGTGTTGCGTACGTTTTGCCTGCACTTCATCAGTTCGAACATGCATTACTACGGCGATGTCGAGCCGGGCAATGTGTTGCAGCAATGTCAGGTGCTGAACCCTTGGTGGCTATGGCCGTTGCAGGCGTTCTGCTTCAACTTTGGCAGCAGCCACGGGATTCATCATTTTGTGGTGAAGGAGCCGTTTTACATTCGCCAGATGACCGTGCCGGTGGCGCACAAGGTGATGCGGGAGATGGGGGTTCGGTTTAATGATTTCGGCACGTTCGGGCGGGCGAACCGGTTTGTGCGGCGGGATGAAGTTACGAATGAAGGGGTACGTACAGTCCGGGCTTGA